A window of bacterium genomic DNA:
TGCATTAGCACTTGCAAGGCTGTTTATTTGATCTTTTGAGAAGTAAAAAGATGCCGAATAGGCGTAGGAAGTTTTTGTGTATGATTTTAGGGATATAAAGTCAGATGGACATAATAAGACATCATTGTGCATGGCTTCAACAGAATTAGCGTAACCTTTCGGAGTGTATGTAAATTTCCCGCCAGGAAGATAATTCTGAATTAGAATCATCCAGTTGCGTCCGGCAAACAAGAAAGGATCGTTTACTCTTGCTGGATAAACACTTTCATAATCGTCTAGATATAAATCAAATGCGATACCAATTTGATGAAGGTTATTGGCGCAAGTTGCCTTACGTCCGCTTTCACGAGCACTCGCAAAAACAGGGAAGAGAATTGCACTTAAAATTACAATGATCGCAATTACGACTAACAACTCGATTAGCGTAAATGCTCGCTTGTTCATTGTTTGTTTAATATCTTACAGCACATGCTTGCTGCAAGTGCTATTTTAATTAGATCACCGGGGATAAACGGCAGCAATCCCATGGCCAAGGTGTTGTTCCAACCAACATAAATCGCC
This region includes:
- a CDS encoding DUF1559 domain-containing protein, with protein sequence MNKRAFTLIELLVVIAIIVILSAILFPVFASARESGRKATCANNLHQIGIAFDLYLDDYESVYPARVNDPFLFAGRNWMILIQNYLPGGKFTYTPKGYANSVEAMHNDVLLCPSDFISLKSYTKTSYAYSASFYFSKDQINSLASANAGSTCSTLSVTFGGLQSLVPIPQRNAGLEQPANKGLVTEWFSNHMKITGFCGLYTWEGAANYLFADQHISYLRRRQITPAIDGFPDINLTKDGIRGSDFR